A genomic segment from Streptosporangiales bacterium encodes:
- a CDS encoding FAD-dependent oxidoreductase, whose protein sequence is MADDEFDVVVIGGGVVGAGAALDAVSRGLTVALIEARDYAAGTSSRSSKLIHGGLRYLEMLDFALVREALQERGLLLQRLAPHLVRPVPFLYPLKHRAWERAYAGTGVLLYDVLASASGHSRGLPRHRHLGKRQALRIAPALRDESLVGALQYYDAQVDDARFTMMLARTAAQYGAATATGVRATGFQREGERITGVRAHDLTGDREFVIHARQVVNATGVWTDDVQQLVGRGRFHVKASKGIHLVVPRDRIHLDTGLILRTEKSVLFVIPWGRHWIVGTTDTPWELDKVHPAASAKDIDYLLEHVNAVLRSPLSRADVEGVYAGLRPLLAGEKDETSKLSREHSVAQPVPGLIVVAGGKYTTYRVMAKDAIDVAARGLPGRVPESCTDRTPLVGASGYAVRWNERFRLASAHGLHVARIEHLLRRYGTLVDEVLALVDERPELGEALPGADDYLKVEALYAASHEGILHLEDVLTRRTRASIETWDRGVEAAAEIGRLIAPVLGWDEERTSQEIEHYRLRVEAERASQEQTDDTAADAARLGAPDVIAY, encoded by the coding sequence ATGGCGGACGACGAGTTCGACGTGGTCGTCATCGGTGGTGGCGTCGTGGGTGCCGGAGCCGCACTCGACGCCGTGAGCCGCGGGCTCACCGTCGCACTCATCGAGGCGCGTGACTACGCGGCGGGCACGTCGAGCCGGTCGAGCAAGCTGATCCACGGCGGGCTGCGGTACCTGGAGATGCTCGACTTCGCGTTGGTCAGGGAAGCGTTGCAGGAGCGGGGACTGCTGCTGCAACGCCTGGCCCCGCACCTGGTGCGGCCCGTGCCGTTCCTCTACCCGTTGAAGCACCGCGCCTGGGAGCGCGCGTACGCGGGCACCGGCGTGCTGCTGTACGACGTGCTGGCGTCGGCGTCCGGGCACTCCCGCGGCCTGCCCAGGCACCGGCACCTGGGCAAGCGGCAGGCGCTGCGGATCGCGCCGGCACTGCGCGACGAGTCGCTCGTCGGTGCGTTGCAGTACTACGACGCGCAGGTCGACGACGCCAGGTTCACCATGATGCTCGCGCGTACGGCTGCGCAGTACGGTGCCGCGACCGCGACCGGGGTGCGGGCGACCGGGTTCCAGCGGGAGGGGGAGCGGATCACCGGCGTCAGGGCGCACGACCTGACCGGCGACAGGGAGTTCGTCATCCACGCCAGGCAAGTGGTCAACGCGACCGGCGTCTGGACCGACGACGTACAGCAGCTCGTCGGCCGCGGCCGGTTCCACGTCAAGGCGAGCAAGGGCATCCACCTGGTGGTGCCGCGCGACCGGATCCACCTCGACACCGGGCTGATCCTCCGTACGGAGAAGAGCGTCCTGTTCGTCATCCCGTGGGGCAGGCACTGGATCGTCGGCACCACCGACACCCCGTGGGAGCTCGACAAGGTGCATCCCGCGGCGAGCGCCAAGGACATCGACTACCTGCTCGAGCACGTCAACGCGGTACTGCGGTCGCCGCTTTCGCGTGCCGACGTGGAGGGCGTGTACGCGGGGCTGCGACCGTTGCTCGCCGGGGAGAAGGACGAGACGTCGAAGCTGTCCCGTGAGCACAGCGTGGCGCAGCCGGTGCCCGGCCTGATCGTGGTGGCCGGCGGGAAGTACACGACGTACCGGGTGATGGCGAAGGACGCGATCGACGTGGCGGCGCGCGGCCTGCCCGGGCGGGTACCGGAGTCGTGCACCGACCGTACGCCGCTGGTCGGTGCGAGCGGCTACGCCGTGCGGTGGAACGAGCGGTTCCGGCTGGCGAGCGCGCACGGCCTGCACGTCGCGCGGATCGAGCACCTGCTGCGCCGGTACGGCACCCTGGTCGACGAGGTGCTCGCCCTCGTCGACGAGCGGCCGGAGCTGGGCGAGGCGCTGCCAGGCGCCGACGACTACCTCAAGGTGGAGGCGCTGTACGCAGCCTCGCACGAGGGCATACTGCACCTGGAGGACGTGCTCACCCGGCGTACGAGGGCGTCCATCGAGACCTGGGATCGCGGCGTGGAAGCAGCCGCGGAGATCGGCCGGCTGATCGCCCCGGTACTCGGTTGGGACGAGGAGCGCACCAGCCAGGAGATCGAGCACTACCGGCTACGCGTAGAGGCCGAGCGCGCATCCCAGGAACAAACCGACGACACCGCCGCCGACGCCGCCCGCCTGGGCGCCCCGGACGTCATCGCCTACTGA
- the glpK gene encoding glycerol kinase GlpK encodes MADFVGAIDQGTTSTRFMVFDHGGNEVGKHQLEHEQILPQAGWVEHNPLEIWERTSAVVRTALNKSNLAATDLAALGITNQRETTVVWNPKNGRPFYNAIVWQDTRTDRIASALDRDGKGDVIRQKAGLPPATYFSGGKIQWILENVDGVRAAAERGEAIFGNTDTWLLWNLTGGIQGGVHITDVTNASRTMLMNLETLDWDDELLSFFDIPRQMLPEIRPSSDPNFYGQTLVSGPLGGIVPLSGDLGDQQAATVGQVCFAPGESKNTYGTGNFMLLNTGTEIVRSKNGLLTTLCYKFGNQPAVYALEGSIAVTGSAVQWLRDQLGIISGAAESETLARQVDDNGGVYFVPAFSGLFAPYWRSDARGAIVGLSRFNTNAHLARATLEAICYQGRDVADAMAKDAGVKVSVLKVDGGVTANELCMQLQADILGVPVSKPVVAETTALGAAYAAGLATGFWNNTGELQANWNEDKRWEPTWTEEQREDGFAGWKKAVERTYGWVDVE; translated from the coding sequence GCAGATCTTGCCGCAGGCCGGTTGGGTGGAACACAACCCGCTGGAGATCTGGGAACGCACCTCGGCCGTGGTGAGGACCGCGCTCAACAAGTCGAACCTCGCCGCCACCGACCTTGCGGCGCTCGGCATCACCAACCAGCGCGAGACCACCGTCGTGTGGAACCCGAAGAACGGCCGGCCGTTCTACAACGCGATCGTCTGGCAGGACACCCGTACCGACCGCATCGCGTCCGCGCTCGACCGGGACGGCAAGGGCGACGTGATCCGGCAGAAGGCGGGCCTGCCACCGGCCACGTACTTCTCCGGCGGCAAGATCCAGTGGATCCTGGAGAACGTCGACGGCGTGCGGGCAGCGGCGGAACGCGGCGAGGCGATCTTCGGCAACACCGACACCTGGTTGCTGTGGAACCTCACCGGCGGCATCCAGGGCGGCGTGCACATCACCGACGTGACCAACGCCAGCCGCACCATGCTGATGAACCTGGAGACCCTCGACTGGGACGACGAGCTGCTGTCGTTCTTCGACATCCCCCGGCAGATGCTGCCGGAGATCCGGCCGTCCTCGGACCCGAACTTCTACGGGCAGACGCTCGTCAGCGGGCCACTGGGCGGCATCGTGCCGCTGTCCGGTGACCTCGGCGACCAGCAGGCGGCCACCGTCGGGCAGGTCTGCTTCGCGCCGGGCGAGTCGAAGAACACGTACGGCACCGGCAACTTCATGTTGCTCAACACCGGCACCGAGATCGTCCGGTCGAAGAACGGGTTGCTCACCACGCTGTGCTACAAGTTCGGCAACCAGCCGGCCGTCTACGCGCTCGAAGGGTCGATCGCGGTCACCGGTTCCGCCGTGCAGTGGCTGCGTGACCAGCTCGGCATCATCTCCGGCGCGGCGGAGAGCGAGACGCTCGCGCGGCAGGTCGACGACAACGGCGGCGTGTACTTCGTGCCGGCGTTCTCCGGACTGTTCGCGCCGTACTGGCGTTCCGACGCACGCGGCGCGATCGTCGGGCTGTCGCGGTTCAACACCAACGCGCACCTGGCCCGCGCGACGCTGGAGGCGATCTGCTACCAAGGCCGCGACGTCGCTGACGCCATGGCCAAGGACGCCGGCGTGAAGGTCAGCGTGCTGAAGGTCGACGGCGGGGTCACGGCGAACGAGCTGTGCATGCAGCTGCAGGCGGACATCCTCGGCGTGCCGGTGTCGAAGCCGGTGGTCGCGGAGACCACGGCGCTCGGCGCCGCGTACGCGGCCGGTCTAGCCACCGGGTTCTGGAACAACACGGGCGAACTGCAGGCGAACTGGAACGAGGACAAGCGGTGGGAGCCCACCTGGACCGAAGAGCAGCGTGAGGACGGCTTCGCCGGCTGGAAGAAGGCGGTCGAGCGTACGTACGGCTGGGTGGACGTCGAGTAG